A genomic region of Pseudopipra pipra isolate bDixPip1 chromosome W, bDixPip1.hap1, whole genome shotgun sequence contains the following coding sequences:
- the LOC135406055 gene encoding olfactory receptor 6C3-like, whose amino-acid sequence MFLSRQDELKFSMGAANETAVTEFILEGFPGLDQSLQLFLSVILLLMYLTTVTGNATIIFLVCVDHHLQTPMYFFISNLAFLEIWFTSSTSIKLFAILSSDQKTISLSSCFAQSYFYFALGCTEFVLLVVMSFDRWVAICHPLHYAATMEPQLCLCLVVAAWLIGFTLLSYRLLFLSQLSFCGSNRIPHFLCDNSPLFKLSCSDTSLLWKIDSVFLSCVVLGSLCLTLAFYMCILFCILQLPVASGRKKAFTTCSSHLITLSIVYGSCIALYMCPSADVSLKTNRIVALLNTVLYPFLNPFIYSLRNKAVILALNKSIASTITKLFP is encoded by the coding sequence ATGTTCCTGTCCCGGCAGGATGAACTGAAATTCAGCATGGGAGCAGCAAATGAAACAGCAGTTACTGAGTTCATCCTAGAGGGTTTCCCAGGGCTTGATCAAAGCCTGCAGCTGTTTCTCTCTGTGATCCTTCTGCTCATGTACCTGACAACAGTGACAGGGAATGCAACCATCATTTTCCTCGTGTGTGTGGATCACCACCTGCAAACCCCCATGTACTTTTTCATTAGCAACCTGGCGTTCCTGGAAATCTGGTTTACATCCTCCACCAGCATTAAATTGTTTGCCATCCTGAGTTCTGATCAGAAAAccatctcgctgagcagctgctttgcCCAATCCTATTTCTATTTCGCCCTGGGCTGCACAGAGTTTGTCCTGCTTGTTGTCATGTCCTTTGACCGCTGGGTTGCCATCTGCCACCCCCTGCACTACGCTGCCACCATGGagcctcagctctgcctctgcctggtTGTTGCTGCCTGGCTCATCGGCTTCACCCTCCTGAGCTACCGCCTGCTCTTCCTCTCTCAGCTGTCCTTCTGTGGCTCCAACAGGATCCCCCATTTCCTTTGTGACAACTCCCCCTTATTCAAACTGTCCTGCTCTGACACCAGCCTGCTTTGGAAAATAGACTCTGTTTTCTTATCGTGTGTCGTGCTGGGTTCCTTATGTTTAACTCTGGCATTTTACATGTGCATCCTTTTCTGTATCCTGCAGCTTCCAGTAGCCTCTGGGAGGAAGAAAGCTTTTACCACCTGCTCTTCCCATCTCATCACCTTATCCATTGTATATGGGAGCTGCATTGCTCTCTACATGTGTCCTTCAGCAGATGTTTCCTTGAAGACCAACAGAATTGTAGCTTTGCTGAACACAGTCCTGTACCCATTCTTAAatcccttcatctacagccttaGGAACAAGGCTGTGATACTGGCACTGAACAAATCCATTGCCAGTAC